The segment TCGGTTCAATCAGCGCGCCGAAAAAGAGAATGCCCATGATGGCAAACGTTCCAATGGCGGCGATAATCTGATTCGAGGTGAGCGCTGAAAACAGCAGGCCGAGCGCAGTGAACGCGGCGGAGATGAGCCCGATCGTAAGATAGCTCGTCAGCAGCGGGCCGCCGTCGAGCAGAATTGCAGCAGCCGGATCGAGCAGGCGGACGATGACCGGATAGAGCAGTGTCGGCGCGCACATCAGAAGAAAAAATCCCCACACGCCGAAGAATTTTGCGAGTACTACCGTGGAATTATGCACCGGAGCGGTAAACAGCGTTTCGAACGTGCCGCTTTTGCGTTCCTCGGCAAACGAGCGCATGGTAAGAATCGGAATGACAATCAGCATGCAGAACCAGATGACAATCACCAGTCCCTGAATGGAACGGATCATTTCCAGATTTTCTTTAACCAGCCAGTAAAAGCCGCAGCCGGTAATCAGCAGAAAAAACGTCAGCATTACATAAGCGATCGGCGATAAAAACATCGCTGCCAGTTCGCGTTTCCAAAGTGCTGGGAAAGTTTTCATAAATTCAGTCTTAAGGTTTTAAAGTCGAAGGTCTCAAAGTCAAAATTCCGGCGTCGGAAATGTGTTCCCGACCTGCGGCTTTTAGACTTTTGACGTTCAGACGTTTCATTGTTCCGGAAGTTCTTCACTGTTGACGAGCGATACAAAAATATCTTCAAGCGAGCGGCTTTCAAGATGCAATTCGCGCAGTTTCCAGCCGTTCTTCACAGCGCATTCAAAAATTTGTGTACGGATTTCCGGAGACACGGCATTGATACAGCAGCTGTGCCAGCCGTCAGTGAGCGGTGTCACAGTGACTTCTTCGACAATATTCATTGCCTTAATTGCTGCGATGATATTTTCTGTTGCGCCGGAAATTTCGGCCACGATCCGCGTTTCGCCTTCAAGCCGGCGCTGGAGCTGCTGCGGTGAATCCGATGCAACAAGCTTGCCTTTATTGATGATCAGAATCCGCGGGCAGGTCATTTCAACTTCCGGCAGAATGTGTGTGGAAAGCAGCAGGGTGTGGCGTTCGGCGAGGCGGCGGATGAGTTCGCGCACTTCGCGGATCTGTCCGGGGTCGAGACCGGCAGTCGGTTCATCGAGAATTAAAAGGTCGGGGTCGTGAATCAGGCTGTCAGCCAGGCCGACGCGCTGCCGGTAGCCTTTGGAAAGCTGACCGATAATCCGCTTGTTCATGTGAGTCAGTCCGCACAGTTCCATCACCGTATCCCGGCGTTCACGGATTTTATTGCGCGGCACACCTTTGATTCTGGCGCGATAAGTCAAATATTCGTGCACGCGCAGTTCTGTGTAGAGCGGGCAGCTTTCCGGCATGTAACCGATTTTCCGGCGCGTTTCCACCGGATTGTCGAATACATTGCAGCCGGCGATTTCCACCGTGCCGGATGTCGGATAGAGAAAACCCGTCAGCATGCGCATGGTGGTTGTTTTTCCGGCGCCGTTCGGTCCGAGAAAACCGACGATCTCACCGCGCTGAATTTCAAACGAAATATCATTTACGGCGCGGTGCCCCGGAAAATGTTTTACCAGATTCTTTACCTTGATCATAATGCCGAACATCCAGATTAAATCGAAACAGGCATTATGTCTGCAAACCCCGCTCAGTCAAGGGGGAAGAAATCAGGGTGCGCTCTATTTTTGTCTTGCTAAAATCAGGAAGAGTGATTGTTTTACACAGCATGACACGCCAGCAATTTGTAGAACATCTGTTACAGCGCGCCAAAGGAAATTCCGGCACAACCGGCAGGGCGTTTGCACCGGCGAATATTGCCTTGTGTAAATACTGGGGCAAGCGTAACGCGGAATTGAATCTGCCGGTCAATTCAAGCCTGTCAATTTCACTCGGCAAACTCGGCACACAAACAACAATCAAGTTTGCAAAAAACCGCGATCGGATTTTTTTGAACAGGAAGCCGGCGCCGGCGGATTTTGCGCAGCGGATTTCAACGTTTCTTGATCTGTTTCGCGCCGGGAGTTTTTTTGAGGTACGGACAATAAACACTATTCCGACAGCGGCGGGACTCGCTTCATCGGCATCCGGATTTGCGGCGCTGGTCAAAGCGCTTGATCAGTTGCTGGGGTGGGGTTTCGGTGAACGCGAACTTTCAATGCTGGCGCGGATCGGCAGCGGCAGTGCGTCGCGTTCGATATACAATGGTTTTGCAATATGGCATGCCGGGATTCGC is part of the Kiritimatiellales bacterium genome and harbors:
- the mvaD gene encoding diphosphomevalonate decarboxylase yields the protein MIVLHSMTRQQFVEHLLQRAKGNSGTTGRAFAPANIALCKYWGKRNAELNLPVNSSLSISLGKLGTQTTIKFAKNRDRIFLNRKPAPADFAQRISTFLDLFRAGSFFEVRTINTIPTAAGLASSASGFAALVKALDQLLGWGFGERELSMLARIGSGSASRSIYNGFAIWHAGIRADGMDSYAETFSGEWPELCIGILEISGAKKKTGSTAGMNRTVATSALYKSWPAQAACDYDELCAAIAAQDFALFGKTAENNALAIHATMIAARPPLCYWKPQSLSAMQKIWRAREQELELYFTMDAGPNLKLLFLKKDSGAVRKLFPAVNMVAPFE
- a CDS encoding ABC transporter ATP-binding protein, with the protein product MIKVKNLVKHFPGHRAVNDISFEIQRGEIVGFLGPNGAGKTTTMRMLTGFLYPTSGTVEIAGCNVFDNPVETRRKIGYMPESCPLYTELRVHEYLTYRARIKGVPRNKIRERRDTVMELCGLTHMNKRIIGQLSKGYRQRVGLADSLIHDPDLLILDEPTAGLDPGQIREVRELIRRLAERHTLLLSTHILPEVEMTCPRILIINKGKLVASDSPQQLQRRLEGETRIVAEISGATENIIAAIKAMNIVEEVTVTPLTDGWHSCCINAVSPEIRTQIFECAVKNGWKLRELHLESRSLEDIFVSLVNSEELPEQ